A single window of Paracoccus albus DNA harbors:
- a CDS encoding 4a-hydroxytetrahydrobiopterin dehydratase → MTEKLADLNCTSSAKKLGPEEVQENLKQLDGWTLADDGGAISRRFGFKGFLKAVEMANLAAWLGNKQDHHPDISFGFGYCEVQFSTHDAGGLTKNDFICAARLDALLA, encoded by the coding sequence ATGACAGAAAAACTTGCTGACTTAAACTGCACGTCCAGCGCGAAAAAGCTGGGGCCGGAAGAGGTGCAGGAAAACCTGAAACAACTGGACGGCTGGACGCTTGCCGATGACGGCGGCGCTATTTCTCGCCGGTTCGGGTTCAAGGGCTTCCTGAAGGCGGTGGAGATGGCGAATCTGGCCGCGTGGCTGGGCAACAAGCAGGATCACCACCCGGATATCAGCTTTGGTTTCGGATATTGCGAGGTGCAGTTTTCAACCCATGATGCAGGGGGGCTGACCAAGAACGATTTCATCTGCGCAGCAAGACTGGACGCACTGCTTGCATGA
- a CDS encoding L,D-transpeptidase: MNANRSGFDRRSFVTSAAAIGAVGLATPLFAQTPDAGRVQYDESADQRRNISSFRAQDWRPYFSSLTNGAILCDLTSRCVHFWSEDESIYRLYPSSIPVSQDLTRKGRTEIIKKVEGPSWAPTPEMKKRNPEWPDFVPPGPDNPLGTHALWFSWQYYRLHGTHDTRKIGRKSSNGCIGLYNEHIKEMYDLTKVGTQVLLI, encoded by the coding sequence ATGAACGCAAATCGCAGCGGCTTCGATCGCCGCAGTTTCGTGACGTCGGCCGCAGCTATAGGGGCTGTGGGCCTCGCCACACCTTTGTTCGCACAGACGCCGGATGCCGGTCGCGTGCAATATGATGAATCTGCGGATCAGCGACGCAATATTTCCAGCTTCCGCGCGCAGGACTGGAGGCCGTATTTCAGCAGCCTGACCAATGGTGCAATCCTCTGCGACCTGACCTCTCGTTGTGTGCATTTCTGGTCTGAAGATGAAAGCATCTATCGCCTTTACCCGTCCTCGATCCCGGTTTCACAGGATCTGACGCGCAAGGGTCGGACAGAGATCATCAAGAAGGTCGAGGGGCCAAGCTGGGCACCAACGCCGGAAATGAAAAAACGCAATCCGGAATGGCCGGATTTTGTCCCGCCGGGGCCGGACAATCCGCTTGGCACCCATGCGTTGTGGTTCAGCTGGCAGTATTACCGCCTGCACGGCACGCATGACACCCGCAAGATCGGGCGCAAGTCTTCGAACGGCTGCATTGGTCTGTACAACGAGCATATCAAGGAAATGTACGATCTCACGAAGGTCGGAACCCAGGTGCTGTTGATCTGA